A region from the Brassica napus cultivar Da-Ae chromosome C8, Da-Ae, whole genome shotgun sequence genome encodes:
- the LOC106414942 gene encoding uncharacterized protein LOC106414942 isoform X1, with the protein MSISLFNISSTTHPKHLWKKKGQGGIMDIYDLPKVLLDHGTVLEKHCPLSETLQVTRLDADEKVTVYRPSKVRVRSLCDKEFEDDVDRFHRFHGSLVHQIEVGCAAARIPIYPSYAKLKGKEIYCPSKAELKKDELHGHIVLFTGYGCDENNKVYYQFQETAGTSVGDQGYHYVYADFVEMYVEMEPEMELLLLTDMVYK; encoded by the exons ATGAGCATCTCTCTGTTCAATATTTCATCAACAACACACCCAAAACATTTATGGAAAAAAAAGGGTCAGGGTGGGATCATGGACATTTATGATCTACCAAAGGTTTTGTTGGATCATGGCACAGTCTTGGAGAAACACTGTCCACTATCTGAGACCCTTCAAGTTACAAGATTGGATGCTGAT gAGAAAGTCACTGTGTACCGTCCTAGCAAAGTTAGAGTGCGCTCCTTGTGTGACAAGGAGTTTGAAGATGATGTAGATCGTTTCCATCGTTTTCATGGAAGTCTTGTTCATCAGATTGAGGTAGGATGCGCCGCTGCAAGAATACCTATCTATCCAAGCTATGCTAAACTTAAAGGAAAG GAAATTTATTGTCCAAGCAAAGCAGAGTTGAAGAAAGACGAACTACATGGGCATATTGTCCTTTTCACGGGATATGGTTGTGATGAAAATAATAAAGTCTACTATCAGTTCCAAGAGACAGCTGGAACATCAGTGGGAGATCAAGGTTATCACTACGTTTATGCCGACTTCGTCGAAATGTATGTAGAGATGGAGCCAGAGATGGAGCT GTTGCTGCTGACGGATATGGTATACAAATAA
- the LOC106414942 gene encoding uncharacterized protein LOC106414942 isoform X6 — MSISLFNISSTTHPKHLWKKKGQGGIMDIYDLPKVLLDHGTVLEKHCPLSETLQVTRLDADEKVTVYRPSKVRVRSLCDKEFEDDVDRFHRFHGSLVHQIEVGCAAARIPIYPSYAKLKGKEIYCPSKAELKKDELHGHIVLFTGYGCDENNKVYYQFQETAGTSVGDQGQVAADGYGIQITTIMEV, encoded by the exons ATGAGCATCTCTCTGTTCAATATTTCATCAACAACACACCCAAAACATTTATGGAAAAAAAAGGGTCAGGGTGGGATCATGGACATTTATGATCTACCAAAGGTTTTGTTGGATCATGGCACAGTCTTGGAGAAACACTGTCCACTATCTGAGACCCTTCAAGTTACAAGATTGGATGCTGAT gAGAAAGTCACTGTGTACCGTCCTAGCAAAGTTAGAGTGCGCTCCTTGTGTGACAAGGAGTTTGAAGATGATGTAGATCGTTTCCATCGTTTTCATGGAAGTCTTGTTCATCAGATTGAGGTAGGATGCGCCGCTGCAAGAATACCTATCTATCCAAGCTATGCTAAACTTAAAGGAAAG GAAATTTATTGTCCAAGCAAAGCAGAGTTGAAGAAAGACGAACTACATGGGCATATTGTCCTTTTCACGGGATATGGTTGTGATGAAAATAATAAAGTCTACTATCAGTTCCAAGAGACAGCTGGAACATCAGTGGGAGATCAAG GACAGGTTGCTGCTGACGGATATGGTATACAAATAACAACAATAATGGAAGTTTGA
- the LOC106414942 gene encoding uncharacterized protein LOC106414942 isoform X3, with product MSISLFNISSTTHPKHLWKKKGQGGIMDIYDLPKVLLDHGTVLEKHCPLSETLQVTRLDADEKVTVYRPSKVRVRSLCDKEFEDDVDRFHRFHGSLVHQIEVGCAAARIPIYPSYAKLKGKEIYCPSKAELKKDELHGHIVLFTGYGCDENNKVYYQFQETAGTSVGDQGYHYVYADFVEMLLLTDMVYK from the exons ATGAGCATCTCTCTGTTCAATATTTCATCAACAACACACCCAAAACATTTATGGAAAAAAAAGGGTCAGGGTGGGATCATGGACATTTATGATCTACCAAAGGTTTTGTTGGATCATGGCACAGTCTTGGAGAAACACTGTCCACTATCTGAGACCCTTCAAGTTACAAGATTGGATGCTGAT gAGAAAGTCACTGTGTACCGTCCTAGCAAAGTTAGAGTGCGCTCCTTGTGTGACAAGGAGTTTGAAGATGATGTAGATCGTTTCCATCGTTTTCATGGAAGTCTTGTTCATCAGATTGAGGTAGGATGCGCCGCTGCAAGAATACCTATCTATCCAAGCTATGCTAAACTTAAAGGAAAG GAAATTTATTGTCCAAGCAAAGCAGAGTTGAAGAAAGACGAACTACATGGGCATATTGTCCTTTTCACGGGATATGGTTGTGATGAAAATAATAAAGTCTACTATCAGTTCCAAGAGACAGCTGGAACATCAGTGGGAGATCAAGGTTATCACTACGTTTATGCCGACTTCGTCGAAAT GTTGCTGCTGACGGATATGGTATACAAATAA
- the LOC106414942 gene encoding uncharacterized protein LOC106414942 isoform X4 — translation MSISLFNISSTTHPKHLWKKKGQGGIMDIYDLPKVLLDHGTVLEKHCPLSETLQVTRLDADEKVTVYRPSKVRVRSLCDKEFEDDVDRFHRFHGSLVHQIEVGCAAARIPIYPSYAKLKGKEIYCPSKAELKKDELHGHIVLFTGYGCDENNKVYYQFQETAGTSVGDQGYHYVYADFVEMTGCC, via the exons ATGAGCATCTCTCTGTTCAATATTTCATCAACAACACACCCAAAACATTTATGGAAAAAAAAGGGTCAGGGTGGGATCATGGACATTTATGATCTACCAAAGGTTTTGTTGGATCATGGCACAGTCTTGGAGAAACACTGTCCACTATCTGAGACCCTTCAAGTTACAAGATTGGATGCTGAT gAGAAAGTCACTGTGTACCGTCCTAGCAAAGTTAGAGTGCGCTCCTTGTGTGACAAGGAGTTTGAAGATGATGTAGATCGTTTCCATCGTTTTCATGGAAGTCTTGTTCATCAGATTGAGGTAGGATGCGCCGCTGCAAGAATACCTATCTATCCAAGCTATGCTAAACTTAAAGGAAAG GAAATTTATTGTCCAAGCAAAGCAGAGTTGAAGAAAGACGAACTACATGGGCATATTGTCCTTTTCACGGGATATGGTTGTGATGAAAATAATAAAGTCTACTATCAGTTCCAAGAGACAGCTGGAACATCAGTGGGAGATCAAGGTTATCACTACGTTTATGCCGACTTCGTCGAAAT GACAGGTTGCTGCTGA
- the LOC106414942 gene encoding uncharacterized protein LOC106414942 isoform X5: MSISLFNISSTTHPKHLWKKKGQGGIMDIYDLPKVLLDHGTVLEKHCPLSETLQVTRLDADEKVTVYRPSKVRVRSLCDKEFEDDVDRFHRFHGSLVHQIEVGCAAARIPIYPSYAKLKGKEIYCPSKAELKKDELHGHIVLFTGYGCDENNKVYYQFQETAGTSVGDQGCC; the protein is encoded by the exons ATGAGCATCTCTCTGTTCAATATTTCATCAACAACACACCCAAAACATTTATGGAAAAAAAAGGGTCAGGGTGGGATCATGGACATTTATGATCTACCAAAGGTTTTGTTGGATCATGGCACAGTCTTGGAGAAACACTGTCCACTATCTGAGACCCTTCAAGTTACAAGATTGGATGCTGAT gAGAAAGTCACTGTGTACCGTCCTAGCAAAGTTAGAGTGCGCTCCTTGTGTGACAAGGAGTTTGAAGATGATGTAGATCGTTTCCATCGTTTTCATGGAAGTCTTGTTCATCAGATTGAGGTAGGATGCGCCGCTGCAAGAATACCTATCTATCCAAGCTATGCTAAACTTAAAGGAAAG GAAATTTATTGTCCAAGCAAAGCAGAGTTGAAGAAAGACGAACTACATGGGCATATTGTCCTTTTCACGGGATATGGTTGTGATGAAAATAATAAAGTCTACTATCAGTTCCAAGAGACAGCTGGAACATCAGTGGGAGATCAAG GTTGCTGCTGA
- the LOC106414942 gene encoding uncharacterized protein LOC106414942 isoform X2: MSISLFNISSTTHPKHLWKKKGQGGIMDIYDLPKVLLDHGTVLEKHCPLSETLQVTRLDADEKVTVYRPSKVRVRSLCDKEFEDDVDRFHRFHGSLVHQIEVGCAAARIPIYPSYAKLKGKEIYCPSKAELKKDELHGHIVLFTGYGCDENNKVYYQFQETAGTSVGDQGYHYVYADFVEMYVEMEPEMELTGCC, encoded by the exons ATGAGCATCTCTCTGTTCAATATTTCATCAACAACACACCCAAAACATTTATGGAAAAAAAAGGGTCAGGGTGGGATCATGGACATTTATGATCTACCAAAGGTTTTGTTGGATCATGGCACAGTCTTGGAGAAACACTGTCCACTATCTGAGACCCTTCAAGTTACAAGATTGGATGCTGAT gAGAAAGTCACTGTGTACCGTCCTAGCAAAGTTAGAGTGCGCTCCTTGTGTGACAAGGAGTTTGAAGATGATGTAGATCGTTTCCATCGTTTTCATGGAAGTCTTGTTCATCAGATTGAGGTAGGATGCGCCGCTGCAAGAATACCTATCTATCCAAGCTATGCTAAACTTAAAGGAAAG GAAATTTATTGTCCAAGCAAAGCAGAGTTGAAGAAAGACGAACTACATGGGCATATTGTCCTTTTCACGGGATATGGTTGTGATGAAAATAATAAAGTCTACTATCAGTTCCAAGAGACAGCTGGAACATCAGTGGGAGATCAAGGTTATCACTACGTTTATGCCGACTTCGTCGAAATGTATGTAGAGATGGAGCCAGAGATGGAGCT GACAGGTTGCTGCTGA